From Bacillota bacterium, the proteins below share one genomic window:
- a CDS encoding AMP-binding protein, whose protein sequence is MAEGTLPQLLLRNARLFGEKVALREKEFGIWQTVTWEEYLGHVRRFCLGLVSLGFKTGDKVAIIGDNRPEWIYAELAAQAAGGVSVGVYQDSLSREVSYVIDHSDSVFIVVEDQEQVDKLLEIKTELPKVKRIIYYDPKGLKNYRDPLLMDFTEVEALGEELHRKNPALFEEMAGRGRTEDAAMIAYTSGTTGFPKGAVMTHRNMLSMAQNLLALDPLDPGDEFLSFLPLAWMGEQMMAVSTALWVGFTVNFPEEPETVQQNLREIGPHVMFSPPRIWEDVVSRVQVKIEDSSWLKRTFYRYFTGIGCRMADCRLAKRKPSPVQRVLNGLGEVFIFSAIKDHLGFSRLRRAYTGGAALGPDVFRFFHALGVNLKQIYGQTEIAGISVIHGDGDVKFHTVGKPIPGTEIRITEEGEILSRSPSVFDGYYKNPEATSETLVDGWLHSGDAGYLEEDGHLVVIDRLKDVMRTADGSIFSPQHISNKLKFSPYIKETVVIGKDRPHVVALVNMHMANVGRWAENNHLPYTTYVDLSQKPEVINLITGEVEKVNKDLPQQVRVKRFVILHKELDADDEELTRTRKVRLGYVIRKYADLIEGLYKGVPEIRVETMVKYRDGREGMIQTALKVVEMG, encoded by the coding sequence ATGGCGGAAGGGACCCTACCACAGTTGCTTCTACGAAACGCACGCCTCTTCGGCGAGAAGGTGGCGCTCAGGGAAAAGGAGTTTGGTATCTGGCAAACGGTGACATGGGAAGAATATCTGGGCCACGTCCGGAGGTTCTGTCTCGGCCTGGTGAGCCTCGGCTTCAAGACCGGAGACAAGGTGGCGATCATCGGCGACAACCGTCCGGAGTGGATTTACGCCGAGCTGGCGGCGCAGGCGGCGGGCGGCGTTTCCGTAGGAGTTTACCAGGACTCGCTTTCCCGGGAGGTCAGCTACGTAATCGACCACTCCGACAGCGTTTTTATTGTGGTGGAGGACCAGGAGCAGGTTGATAAGCTCCTGGAGATTAAAACGGAACTGCCCAAGGTAAAACGGATTATATACTACGATCCCAAAGGGCTCAAGAATTATCGGGACCCGCTTTTAATGGATTTCACCGAGGTTGAAGCGCTGGGGGAAGAACTTCACCGGAAAAACCCCGCCCTGTTCGAGGAAATGGCGGGACGCGGGCGGACGGAGGACGCGGCGATGATCGCCTACACCTCCGGAACAACCGGTTTCCCCAAGGGAGCCGTAATGACGCACCGGAACATGCTGAGCATGGCGCAAAACCTTTTGGCCCTCGACCCCCTCGATCCGGGGGACGAGTTTTTGTCGTTTTTGCCGCTGGCCTGGATGGGGGAGCAGATGATGGCGGTCTCTACCGCGCTGTGGGTGGGTTTCACCGTTAATTTTCCCGAAGAACCGGAAACGGTGCAACAAAACCTAAGGGAAATAGGCCCGCACGTGATGTTTTCGCCGCCGCGGATCTGGGAGGACGTTGTTTCCCGGGTTCAGGTGAAGATCGAGGATTCTTCCTGGTTGAAAAGAACCTTTTATCGTTATTTTACCGGTATCGGCTGCCGGATGGCGGACTGCCGTTTGGCCAAGCGCAAACCTTCCCCGGTCCAACGCGTCCTTAACGGTCTGGGGGAAGTTTTTATATTCAGCGCGATTAAGGACCACCTCGGTTTTTCCAGACTGCGGCGCGCCTACACCGGCGGTGCGGCGCTGGGGCCGGACGTCTTCAGGTTTTTTCACGCGCTCGGGGTGAACCTGAAACAGATTTACGGGCAGACCGAAATCGCCGGTATCTCGGTCATCCACGGTGACGGCGACGTCAAGTTCCATACGGTGGGAAAGCCCATCCCCGGGACCGAAATCCGCATCACCGAGGAGGGGGAGATACTCTCCCGAAGCCCGTCGGTCTTCGACGGCTACTATAAAAACCCGGAGGCCACGTCGGAAACCCTGGTCGACGGCTGGCTGCATTCCGGGGACGCGGGCTATCTGGAGGAAGACGGCCACCTCGTGGTGATAGACCGTTTGAAAGACGTGATGCGTACCGCCGACGGCAGCATCTTTTCGCCGCAGCATATCAGCAACAAGCTGAAGTTCAGCCCGTACATCAAGGAGACGGTGGTAATCGGCAAGGACCGGCCGCACGTGGTGGCGCTGGTGAACATGCACATGGCCAACGTGGGACGGTGGGCGGAGAACAACCACCTGCCCTATACGACCTACGTCGACCTTTCCCAGAAACCGGAGGTGATTAACCTTATTACCGGGGAAGTTGAAAAGGTAAACAAGGACCTGCCGCAGCAGGTCCGCGTAAAACGGTTCGTTATCCTGCACAAGGAGCTGGACGCCGATGACGAAGAGCTTACGAGAACGCGTAAGGTCCGGCTCGGGTACGTGATTCGGAAGTACGCCGACCTTATTGAGGGGTTATATAAAGGGGTGCCGGAAATCAGGGTGGAGACGATGGTTAAATACCGGGACGGCCGCGAGGGAATGATCCAGACCGCCCTTAAGGTGGTCGAGATGGGATAA
- a CDS encoding branched-chain amino acid ABC transporter permease, translating to MLLQLLVTGLVVGSIYALVALGFVLIYKASDCINFAQGEFLLVGAYVSLWLITSYQVPFLLAIGLTLCVSLLLGMLVERLVLRPFIGEPVISVIMATIGLSSLMRGIIQLFWGTETRIFPDIFPQTPVTFGGVVVSQVYLWSLGLAILLLIFFSLFFKFTTTGIVMRAVADDQQAALSMGISVKRTFAITWAIAALVAAVGGILLGNINGVNSSLAHLGLKVLPVAILGGLDSIPGAILGGFIIGVLENLAGGYLDPYFGGGVKEVMPFFILVIILLIRPYGLFGKEIIERV from the coding sequence ATGCTCTTACAACTGCTGGTCACCGGCCTTGTCGTCGGCAGCATTTACGCCCTGGTGGCGCTCGGGTTTGTGCTTATTTACAAGGCCAGCGACTGCATAAACTTCGCCCAGGGAGAATTCCTGCTGGTGGGGGCTTACGTATCCCTGTGGCTGATCACCTCTTACCAGGTACCCTTCCTCCTGGCGATAGGGCTGACGCTTTGCGTTTCCCTGCTGCTCGGGATGCTGGTGGAACGCCTGGTGCTGCGGCCTTTCATCGGAGAGCCGGTTATCTCCGTGATTATGGCCACCATCGGCCTTTCAAGCCTGATGCGCGGCATCATTCAGCTTTTTTGGGGCACCGAGACCCGGATTTTCCCCGACATCTTCCCGCAGACGCCGGTCACTTTCGGCGGCGTCGTGGTTTCCCAGGTGTATCTGTGGTCGCTGGGCCTTGCCATCCTGCTCTTGATATTCTTCTCACTGTTCTTTAAATTCACGACCACCGGGATAGTGATGCGGGCGGTGGCGGACGACCAGCAGGCGGCCTTGTCGATGGGCATAAGCGTAAAAAGGACCTTCGCCATCACCTGGGCGATCGCGGCCCTGGTGGCTGCGGTCGGCGGGATCCTGCTCGGCAACATCAACGGGGTCAATTCATCGCTTGCCCACCTCGGGCTCAAGGTCCTCCCCGTTGCCATCCTCGGCGGCCTGGACAGCATTCCCGGCGCCATCCTCGGCGGTTTTATCATAGGGGTGCTGGAAAACCTGGCGGGCGGGTACCTCGATCCCTATTTCGGCGGCGGTGTGAAAGAAGTTATGCCGTTCTTTATCCTGGTAATAATTTTGCTGATCAGACCTTACGGCCTGTTCGGCAAGGAAATCATCGAAAGGGTGTAA
- a CDS encoding branched-chain amino acid ABC transporter permease, giving the protein MDCGIFATSYREDMAVLFTPAAKAKVAVIIALFLVFPLLVNDYYTSVANLVAIAVIGALGLNILTGFTGQISIGHGAFMGVGAYTVGVLTTKLGLSYWAALPLAGFMAAMVGAVFGIPSLRLKGLYLAIATLAAQVIIEYTIMHWTGLTGGSAGIVIQPPTLGSVSLTNDTSFYYFAFCLTLIAVVATVNLFRSRVGRAFMAVRDRDLAASVMGINLLQYKVMAFGLSAFYAGIAGALLAGYQRVITPENFTVDVSIQYLAMIIIGGLGSVMGSVYGAVFIILLPIGIRAAAGFVGAFFPDIQNLLLAAQTAFFGLIVILFLIFEPEGLAKLWNDVKNYFRLWPFSY; this is encoded by the coding sequence ATGGACTGCGGCATATTCGCCACTTCCTACAGGGAAGACATGGCGGTTCTGTTCACCCCGGCGGCGAAAGCCAAAGTGGCGGTGATCATCGCCTTGTTTCTCGTCTTCCCGCTTCTGGTGAACGACTATTATACGAGTGTGGCCAACCTTGTCGCCATTGCGGTTATCGGGGCGTTGGGGCTGAACATCCTTACCGGGTTCACCGGGCAGATCTCCATCGGCCACGGTGCTTTCATGGGTGTGGGCGCCTACACGGTGGGGGTGTTGACCACCAAACTCGGCCTGTCTTACTGGGCGGCACTGCCCCTGGCCGGTTTCATGGCGGCGATGGTCGGGGCCGTTTTCGGCATACCCTCGCTGCGACTCAAGGGGCTTTACCTGGCGATTGCGACACTGGCCGCGCAGGTGATCATCGAGTACACGATCATGCACTGGACCGGTCTGACCGGAGGGTCGGCCGGGATCGTCATTCAACCGCCCACGCTCGGGTCGGTCTCCCTCACGAACGATACGAGTTTTTATTACTTCGCGTTCTGTCTTACCCTTATCGCGGTGGTGGCCACCGTGAACCTGTTCCGAAGCCGGGTGGGGCGTGCTTTTATGGCGGTGCGGGACCGCGACCTGGCGGCGTCGGTCATGGGTATCAACCTGCTGCAGTACAAGGTTATGGCTTTCGGACTGAGCGCTTTCTACGCCGGGATCGCCGGCGCGCTGCTGGCCGGTTATCAAAGGGTTATCACCCCGGAGAACTTTACGGTTGACGTCTCCATCCAGTACCTCGCGATGATTATCATCGGCGGGCTCGGGAGCGTTATGGGCTCCGTTTACGGCGCGGTGTTTATCATACTTCTGCCGATCGGCATCCGGGCTGCCGCCGGTTTCGTCGGCGCCTTTTTCCCGGACATCCAGAACCTGCTGCTGGCGGCGCAGACCGCTTTTTTCGGTCTGATAGTGATTTTGTTTTTAATTTTCGAGCCGGAGGGGCTGGCGAAGCTCTGGAACGACGTGAAGAACTACTTCCGTCTTTGGCCCTTCTCGTATTAG
- a CDS encoding ABC transporter substrate-binding protein, with translation MRLRGLWVVLLCVCLAVTLVAVGCGKKETATEPAGTEAPKEPVKIGGIFDITGPTGDVGLPYSEGVKAYVAYINSKGGVDGREIKLIDIDYAYDKTKALEAYNRLVKQDKVVAILGWGTGDTEALKQIIATDKIPYISGSYSEGLLDINVCPYNFLLASSYSDQARTALKWAKDNWKGAAKPKVAFIYNDTPFGTSPIADGKKYAADNGFEVVNDEIVDLKALDATTQVLDLKKNKADFAIVQGTSNLASIVLKDAKKNGLATKFIGLNWAADEKVIALAGPAAEGYIGVIPFAFPNEDVPGMAAIKEYLASENEKIEDKTQKFVQGWNSTMVMCEGVKLAGDDVTGEAIKSGLEQLADFDTGGLANPVTFTATSHRGSEKVRLAEVKSGKFEYITDWIGYK, from the coding sequence ATGCGTTTACGGGGTTTATGGGTTGTCCTACTGTGCGTTTGTCTCGCTGTAACATTAGTAGCGGTCGGCTGCGGCAAGAAGGAGACCGCGACCGAGCCCGCCGGAACCGAGGCTCCGAAGGAACCGGTGAAGATCGGCGGTATCTTTGACATCACAGGGCCTACAGGAGACGTCGGCCTGCCGTACTCCGAGGGAGTTAAAGCCTACGTTGCTTACATCAACAGCAAGGGCGGGGTCGACGGCCGGGAGATCAAGCTTATCGATATCGATTACGCCTACGACAAAACCAAGGCCCTTGAGGCTTACAACAGGCTGGTAAAACAGGATAAGGTCGTGGCGATCCTCGGCTGGGGTACCGGGGATACCGAGGCGCTGAAGCAGATTATCGCGACGGACAAGATCCCGTATATCTCCGGATCATACTCCGAAGGGCTTCTCGACATAAACGTCTGTCCTTACAATTTCCTGCTGGCCTCTTCATACTCCGATCAGGCGCGTACCGCGCTTAAATGGGCGAAGGACAACTGGAAAGGCGCCGCGAAACCGAAGGTGGCCTTCATTTACAACGACACACCTTTCGGCACGTCGCCCATCGCCGACGGAAAGAAGTACGCTGCGGATAACGGTTTTGAGGTAGTCAACGACGAGATAGTCGACCTGAAGGCGCTCGACGCCACCACGCAGGTCCTCGACCTCAAAAAGAACAAGGCTGACTTCGCCATCGTTCAGGGAACCTCGAACCTGGCTTCCATCGTGTTGAAAGACGCGAAGAAGAACGGACTGGCGACGAAGTTTATCGGCCTCAACTGGGCGGCGGACGAAAAGGTGATCGCGCTTGCCGGTCCGGCGGCGGAAGGCTACATCGGGGTTATCCCGTTCGCCTTCCCGAACGAGGATGTGCCGGGCATGGCGGCGATTAAGGAATACCTGGCATCCGAGAACGAGAAGATCGAGGATAAGACGCAGAAGTTCGTTCAGGGCTGGAATTCCACGATGGTTATGTGTGAAGGCGTAAAGCTTGCCGGTGACGACGTTACCGGTGAGGCGATCAAGTCGGGCCTTGAGCAGCTTGCGGATTTCGATACCGGAGGGCTGGCCAATCCGGTCACCTTTACCGCGACGAGCCACCGGGGCAGTGAGAAGGTCAGACTTGCCGAAGTTAAAAGCGGCAAGTTCGAGTACATAACCGATTGGATCGGTTACAAATAA
- a CDS encoding ABC transporter ATP-binding protein, translating to MLALNNVEVIYDRVILVLKGMSLNVPEGSVVVLLGSNGAGKTTTLKAISGLLQAENGKVTDGDIDFLGEKITNLDAEKVVRRGIFQVMEGRRVFEHLTVEENLVAGSYTRKDRANVKKDLELVYRYFPRLLDLRNRVTGYLSGGEQQMLAIGRALMARPKLMLLDEPSLGLAPLLVAEIFKIIREINRQEGTTILVVEQNANIALSIADYGYIMESGKIVLEGEVDKLRDNEDVREFYLGLTEVGKKKSYRDVKHYKRRKRWLG from the coding sequence TTGCTTGCTTTAAATAACGTGGAGGTTATTTACGACCGCGTTATTCTGGTCTTGAAGGGGATGTCGCTGAACGTGCCCGAGGGCAGTGTGGTGGTGCTTCTGGGTTCGAACGGCGCGGGCAAGACGACCACCCTCAAGGCGATTTCGGGCTTGCTGCAGGCCGAAAACGGCAAGGTGACCGACGGCGACATCGACTTCCTCGGCGAGAAAATAACCAACCTGGACGCGGAGAAGGTTGTGCGGCGCGGTATCTTTCAGGTCATGGAAGGACGCCGGGTCTTCGAGCACCTGACGGTGGAGGAGAACCTTGTCGCCGGAAGCTATACCCGCAAAGACCGGGCCAATGTGAAGAAGGACCTGGAGCTGGTGTACCGGTATTTCCCGCGGTTGTTGGACCTTCGCAACCGAGTGACGGGTTATCTGTCCGGCGGTGAGCAGCAGATGCTGGCCATCGGGCGGGCGCTGATGGCCAGGCCCAAGCTGATGCTGCTTGACGAGCCTTCCCTGGGCCTCGCGCCGCTTCTGGTCGCGGAAATCTTCAAGATCATCCGTGAAATCAACCGGCAGGAGGGGACCACCATTTTAGTCGTCGAGCAGAACGCCAACATCGCGCTCTCTATTGCGGATTACGGGTACATCATGGAAAGCGGGAAGATCGTCCTCGAAGGCGAGGTCGACAAACTCAGGGACAATGAGGACGTACGCGAGTTCTACCTGGGCCTGACGGAGGTAGGAAAGAAAAAGAGTTACCGCGACGTGAAACATTATAAAAGGCGCAAGAGGTGGCTGGGATGA
- a CDS encoding AMP-binding protein gives MSFGGLGGFIRYAYENSPAVRDRFAGAGLKPDDIKEIKDLPRLPVIRKSELSRRQQSAPPFGGFLAVPVKRVQRIFASPGPIYDPQGEGEDYWRWGEALVAAGFKAGDVVQNTFSYHLTPAGFMFDSALRGLGCTVVPAGVGNTELQVQIMRDVGVTAYIGVPSFLYALMKKAEEQGILADLRVRRAWITAERLTEELRALLLEKYGVSVFQGYGTADTGCVAYECSRMKGLHLARDVVVEVVDPQTGEPVPDGETGEIVITLMVATYPLLRLATGDLSAFATEPCSCGLPAGRLVGVLGRAAAGVKVRGLFLYPHQVAELAGEFPQVRALQAEVTQRDFRDELALKAEPAEGAAGTPELAAAVAARAKELLRLKAQVSFVPAGTVGEALLVDKR, from the coding sequence ATGAGTTTTGGGGGTTTGGGCGGCTTTATCCGTTACGCTTACGAGAACTCTCCCGCGGTGCGGGACAGGTTCGCGGGAGCGGGACTGAAACCGGACGATATTAAAGAGATTAAAGACCTGCCGCGTCTGCCGGTGATCCGGAAAAGCGAGCTGAGCCGGCGGCAGCAGTCCGCGCCGCCCTTCGGCGGTTTTTTAGCGGTGCCCGTGAAACGCGTGCAGCGTATCTTTGCTTCGCCGGGGCCCATCTACGACCCGCAGGGGGAAGGGGAGGATTACTGGCGCTGGGGCGAGGCGCTGGTCGCGGCGGGATTCAAAGCCGGGGACGTGGTCCAGAACACCTTTTCGTACCACCTCACGCCGGCGGGCTTCATGTTTGACAGCGCCCTTCGCGGCCTGGGCTGCACCGTCGTCCCGGCCGGGGTCGGGAATACGGAACTGCAGGTACAGATTATGCGGGATGTGGGGGTTACGGCCTATATCGGCGTGCCGAGCTTCCTTTACGCTTTAATGAAAAAGGCGGAGGAGCAGGGGATACTCGCGGACCTCCGCGTACGCCGGGCGTGGATTACGGCGGAGCGGCTCACCGAGGAACTGCGCGCGCTGCTGCTCGAGAAGTACGGGGTGAGCGTCTTTCAGGGATACGGGACGGCCGACACCGGCTGCGTCGCGTACGAGTGCTCGCGGATGAAGGGGCTGCACCTGGCGCGGGACGTGGTCGTGGAGGTCGTCGACCCGCAGACTGGGGAACCGGTCCCCGACGGTGAGACGGGGGAGATCGTCATCACCCTCATGGTGGCGACGTACCCGCTGTTGCGCCTTGCCACCGGCGACCTGAGCGCCTTTGCCACTGAGCCGTGCTCCTGCGGCCTTCCGGCCGGAAGGCTGGTGGGGGTTTTGGGAAGGGCGGCCGCGGGCGTAAAGGTGCGCGGTCTGTTCCTTTACCCGCACCAGGTGGCCGAACTGGCCGGGGAGTTTCCGCAGGTGCGGGCGCTGCAGGCGGAAGTAACCCAGCGCGATTTTCGCGACGAGCTGGCGCTCAAAGCGGAACCGGCCGAGGGGGCCGCGGGAACGCCGGAGCTAGCCGCCGCCGTCGCCGCGCGGGCGAAGGAACTCTTGCGTCTGAAGGCGCAGGTCTCTTTTGTGCCCGCGGGAACCGTGGGCGAGGCGCTGCTGGTGGACAAGAGATGA
- a CDS encoding DUF4349 domain-containing protein — translation MPDGNGKPRGSGLVYMLAGIMVVGCLVIWTGAFLGGCGMRSSVVTTRSEPAMEKMEVGGAPAGYGSADTAKSPEADADRLVIRRKTLRLEVKDVGAAVAALENLADRNKGLVVSSAIVSSGTPGIGSEEIGNGPDSATVVVKVPEDRFAAVVKEMRKLGRLESEEQSSEEVTEQHIDLTARLKNMKRQEEQYLEILKSATKVEEMLKVEEQLTRIRGDIESLQAKVDYLERSASMATITVELFKPGSVAAPLVRWGIKDSFITALQGFVSVVNFFIIAVGTALPLLIIGFIAWLFLRARQKRRDTNERTMDGS, via the coding sequence ATGCCTGACGGAAACGGGAAACCCCGCGGCAGCGGTTTGGTGTACATGTTGGCGGGCATCATGGTTGTAGGATGTCTGGTGATATGGACGGGGGCGTTCCTCGGAGGCTGCGGCATGAGGTCGTCCGTTGTAACCACGAGGTCGGAGCCGGCGATGGAAAAGATGGAAGTCGGCGGGGCACCGGCGGGTTACGGGAGCGCCGATACGGCGAAGAGCCCTGAAGCCGATGCCGACAGGCTGGTAATCCGGAGAAAGACCCTGCGGCTGGAAGTAAAGGACGTTGGGGCGGCGGTTGCGGCTCTGGAGAATTTGGCCGACCGCAACAAGGGTTTGGTCGTCAGTTCGGCGATCGTCTCTTCCGGCACGCCAGGCATCGGGTCGGAGGAAATCGGGAACGGCCCCGACAGCGCCACCGTTGTGGTCAAGGTCCCGGAGGACAGGTTCGCCGCCGTGGTTAAAGAGATGCGAAAGCTCGGCAGGCTTGAGTCGGAGGAGCAGAGTTCCGAGGAGGTAACCGAGCAGCACATAGACCTGACCGCCCGGCTGAAGAACATGAAGCGCCAGGAGGAACAGTATCTTGAGATTCTGAAGTCCGCCACGAAGGTGGAAGAGATGCTCAAGGTGGAGGAACAGCTGACCCGCATCAGGGGCGACATCGAGTCCCTTCAGGCGAAGGTGGATTACCTTGAAAGAAGCGCGTCGATGGCTACGATAACCGTAGAGCTTTTCAAACCCGGCTCGGTTGCTGCGCCGCTGGTGCGCTGGGGCATAAAGGATTCCTTTATCACCGCCCTGCAGGGCTTTGTATCGGTGGTCAATTTCTTCATAATCGCCGTGGGAACCGCCCTGCCGCTGCTGATAATCGGTTTCATCGCCTGGTTATTCCTGAGAGCGCGGCAAAAACGGCGTGATACAAACGAGCGGACGATGGACGGTTCGTAG
- a CDS encoding DUF202 domain-containing protein: MKYKEKYFGISGEKPTAGSFLKVRAQVRAHLSNERTFLAWIRTCLALVAFGVLLVRWMAVEPGGEAGLRDKGGALRLVGESLMGGAAVLALLAAVRFFATRRQIIRGVYRPSGALDLLAVCFLIVVIGVLIYYSRIL, encoded by the coding sequence GTGAAATATAAGGAAAAGTATTTCGGTATCTCTGGGGAGAAGCCGACCGCCGGGTCGTTCCTCAAGGTGCGGGCGCAGGTGAGGGCCCACCTTTCAAACGAGCGCACCTTCCTGGCCTGGATACGGACTTGCCTGGCGCTGGTGGCGTTCGGCGTCCTGCTGGTGAGGTGGATGGCCGTGGAACCCGGGGGAGAAGCCGGTTTGCGAGACAAGGGCGGGGCGCTGCGCCTTGTCGGGGAAAGCCTGATGGGCGGGGCGGCGGTGCTGGCGCTGCTGGCGGCGGTCCGGTTCTTTGCGACGCGGCGGCAGATCATACGCGGCGTTTATCGTCCCTCGGGGGCGCTCGATTTGCTTGCGGTATGCTTTTTGATTGTTGTTATAGGGGTATTGATTTACTACAGCCGCATACTGTGA
- the moaA gene encoding GTP 3',8-cyclase MoaA, giving the protein MQDNFHREINYLRVSVTDRCNLRCVYCIPREGVPLLPHAEVLRLEEVERVVRAGVLTGVRKVRFTGGEPLVRKGFTSLVEMIARIPEIDDLAVTTNGILFGTYANELKNAGLKRVNLSLDTLRPERYRRITGGGELAKVLAAMETALESGFHPVKLNTVVVKGFNDDEITALARLSIDRPLHVRFIELMPFGPAKEWGKDASIPTGEVKKRLESEFGTLEAGKKPAGGGPARYYRLPGAAGTVGFISGMSGHICARCNRLRLTAAGKLRPCLFGEHEVDIKGPLRGGAGIEELAGIIRTAIRSKYEEKASGGCANVMARIGG; this is encoded by the coding sequence TTGCAGGACAACTTCCATCGCGAGATCAACTACCTCCGGGTTTCGGTTACCGACCGGTGCAACCTGCGGTGCGTGTACTGCATTCCGCGGGAAGGGGTGCCGCTGCTGCCGCACGCGGAGGTGCTCCGTCTTGAGGAAGTGGAAAGGGTGGTCCGCGCCGGGGTCCTGACGGGGGTCAGGAAGGTGCGCTTTACAGGCGGCGAACCGCTGGTGCGGAAGGGCTTCACGTCGCTGGTGGAGATGATCGCGCGGATTCCCGAAATAGACGACCTGGCGGTCACCACCAACGGCATCCTTTTCGGGACGTACGCCAACGAGTTGAAAAACGCCGGCCTGAAGCGCGTCAACCTCAGCCTGGACACCCTCCGGCCGGAACGCTACCGCCGGATCACCGGCGGCGGGGAGCTTGCAAAGGTCCTGGCGGCGATGGAAACGGCGCTGGAATCCGGGTTTCATCCGGTGAAGCTGAATACGGTGGTGGTCAAGGGATTTAACGACGACGAAATAACCGCGCTGGCGCGGCTCTCGATCGACCGGCCGCTGCACGTGCGCTTCATCGAGCTCATGCCGTTCGGTCCGGCGAAGGAATGGGGCAAGGACGCCTCGATCCCCACCGGCGAGGTGAAGAAGCGCCTGGAGTCGGAGTTCGGGACGCTGGAAGCGGGGAAGAAACCGGCCGGCGGCGGCCCGGCCCGGTACTACCGCCTGCCCGGCGCGGCGGGCACCGTGGGGTTCATCAGCGGGATGAGCGGGCACATCTGCGCCAGGTGCAACCGCCTGCGCCTGACGGCCGCGGGAAAGCTGCGCCCGTGTCTTTTCGGCGAGCACGAGGTCGATATCAAGGGACCGCTCCGCGGCGGCGCCGGGATCGAGGAACTCGCCGGGATCATAAGGACCGCGATCCGGAGCAAGTACGAGGAGAAGGCTTCCGGCGGGTGCGCCAACGTGATGGCCCGCATCGGGGGGTAA
- a CDS encoding copper amine oxidase N-terminal domain-containing protein: MKRYVVVALLCLLLVLGFVVIAYTQESAVSLLLNGKTVETDVAPFIKDGRTFIPVAAVVKALGGEAEWDAVTRTASLTVGTVEPVGNAELASINGKISGLEASLVNLNQTLMAMVFDFNWRTQRTYKFPVDTKVPVNDLHIEFTGNVAVGTDDDGKAGPFQDIDGNGTGRIDLSNPEENDGDDGDSDSTLEPGDTARLVFRSAAGSISIKRWYWTKDGKQVPGNDHSGPPK; encoded by the coding sequence ATGAAGAGATATGTTGTTGTTGCATTGCTTTGTCTATTGTTGGTTCTGGGATTCGTTGTCATTGCTTATACCCAAGAATCGGCCGTCAGCTTATTACTAAACGGTAAGACTGTAGAAACCGACGTAGCTCCTTTCATAAAGGACGGCCGGACTTTTATCCCTGTCGCCGCCGTGGTAAAAGCCCTTGGTGGCGAAGCGGAATGGGATGCTGTAACCCGGACCGCGTCCCTCACGGTTGGGACAGTCGAACCGGTCGGAAATGCTGAATTAGCCTCTATTAACGGGAAGATCAGTGGCCTTGAGGCAAGTCTTGTCAACTTAAATCAAACGCTTATGGCCATGGTTTTTGACTTCAATTGGCGCACACAAAGGACATACAAGTTCCCGGTAGACACTAAGGTACCGGTAAACGACCTCCACATCGAGTTCACCGGGAATGTCGCGGTGGGCACCGACGATGACGGAAAGGCCGGTCCTTTCCAAGACATCGACGGGAATGGAACAGGCAGAATAGATCTTTCAAATCCGGAAGAGAACGACGGCGACGACGGTGATTCCGACAGTACCCTTGAACCGGGCGATACTGCAAGACTGGTCTTTCGTTCCGCCGCGGGTTCAATTTCCATCAAAAGATGGTATTGGACCAAAGACGGTAAACAGGTCCCTGGTAATGATCACAGCGGTCCGCCAAAATAA